Proteins co-encoded in one Thamnophis elegans isolate rThaEle1 chromosome 1, rThaEle1.pri, whole genome shotgun sequence genomic window:
- the GSC gene encoding homeobox protein goosecoid: MPAGMFSIDSILAARPRGKESGLLLQQHQPPHPAQQPQPSAAPVVFSASLHGGDTIYGPAGGDYGGYYSRAVAPASNLAALGGSRLGGYGNYYYGQLHVQASAVGPSCCGAVQPFGAQQCSCVPVPPGYEGTSSVLMSPVPHQILPYMNVGTLSRTELQLLNQLHCRRKRRHRTIFTDEQLEALENLFQETKYPDVGTREQLARRVHLREEKVEVWFKNRRAKWRRQKRSSSEESENAQKWNKTSKASPEKLQEESKSDLDSDS, translated from the exons ATGCCTGCTGGCATGTTCAGCATCGACAGCATCTTGGCAGCCAGACCCCGCGGGAAGGAGTCGGggctgctgctgcagcagcatCAACCTCCGCACCCCGCGCAACAGCCTCAGCCCAGCGCGGCGCCCGTCGTCTTTTCGGCCAGCCTGCACGGAGGGGACACCATCTACGGCCCCGCCGGCGGCGACTACGGGGGATATTACTCGCGGGCCGTGGCTCCGGCATCTAACCTGGCCGCCCTCGGTGGATCTAGGCTGGGAGGCTACGGCAACTATTACTACGGGCAACTTCACGTCCAGGCATCCGCCGTGGGTCCCTCTTGCTGCGGCGCCGTGCAGCCCTTCGGCGCTCAGCAGTGCTCCTGCGTCCCAG TTCCTCCAGGCTACGAAGGGACAAGCTCAGTCCTAATGTCTCCCGTCCCGCATCAAATCCTGCCTTACATGAACGTGGGCACCTTGTCCCGGACTGAGCTGCAGCTTCTAAACCAGCTCCACTGTCGGCGGAAAAGGAGGCATCGCACCATCTTCACGGACGAACAGCTGGAGGCGTTGGAAAACTTGTTCCAGGAAACCAAATACCCCGACGTTGGCACCAGGGAACAGCTGGCCAGAAGGGTACATTTAAGGGAGGAAAAAGTGGAG GTTTGGTTCAAGAACCGCAGGGCGAAATGGCGGCGACAAAAGCGGTCTTCTTCAGAGGAGTCGGAAAACGCCCAGAAATGGAATAAAACATCCAAGGCGTCTCCAGAGAAGCTACAAGAAGAAAGCAAAAGCGATTTGGACTCGGACAGCTGA